DNA sequence from the Bubalus bubalis isolate 160015118507 breed Murrah chromosome 24, NDDB_SH_1, whole genome shotgun sequence genome:
TTGGGGCAACTTCTCTGATCCTCTGAATGGCAATAGGAAGCTGGGGATCAAGGGTTTggagtttaaaaaagagagagaaaatgaggatTCTGGTCCCTGTTCTGttacttaccagctgtgtgaccttggggaagttacCTAACATCTCTgggccttcctttcttcttctgtaaagtggagataataacaGACTACCTACAGGATTGCTGTAATGAGTGAATGAGATAAGATATGCCAAGCACgtaacagtgtctggcacataagtATTCAATAAACAGTCATTCTGATTATATCCTCATCTCAAAAATGGGAATGCTCGTGGCTGCGAGAAGGATGAGTTAAGAGAAAAACCTTAAAAGCCCTTGTAGGATGTGAGAGGAGAGAACATGGTCAAGGGAAGAAAAGATAAGTTTGACTTGGGTGACTTGGACCTGTACACCCTGAAAGATTACCAGATGACTGCTTGTGAGGAGGAGGTGATGTGAGGTCAGGTCAAAGGCTAGCCTGAGGTCAGAGGTCACTGACTCACATATTTCCAGCCCAAAGTGGTCTTGCAGTTTTCACAATGGATGTCAGCGACAGCATGGAGGCCTGTCAGCAGCACCCGCTCCTCGGCTGGCCCGCAGCCCACGTTCACCCTGTGGGGACACGGGAGCAGTCTCAGGGAGGGTCTCTCCATCACAAAGCCCCCCTCTAGCTTGGATCCAACTGTATCTGTCCTTAGCACTCAAGAGAAGGGGGAGCACAGCTTCCTACCCAAAccaggagactcttgagagtctcagcATGATGGCAGGGGTCACAACTCACAACAGAGGTCAGAGAAAAGAAGACAGGACAGTAGATACTCACACAGAGTTGAAGAGGTAGGCTCGCCCCTGACTGCCCTGGAAGGACtaaagggtgggagggagagaggaaggggtgtCAGGGCTACTGGTGGGGAGCCGCCAGGCAGCCCCTCTAGTCTGCCATTCCAGCCCCAGCTGTGACCTGATTACCTTGGAGATGAGGTCGTCGTGGTTGGCCAGGTGAGCGCGGCAGTGGGCACAGCTATACCTCCGGTGACAATCATCCAGGTAGGCCTGAAACGTCTTGGGCTTTGAAATCCGCACCATGGCGGGGGCCGGGGGCAGTGGCCCCACGCGGGGAGCGGCCCACGGGGAGCAGAGGGAGCCCAGTGCCTGCAGGGGATGGAGTGGGCTGTCAGGACCCTGGCTACACACATGCAGGCACGCCCTGGGCCACGGGGACTCTCTCTGTCACACTTGGCTGCTGTCTTCTCTCCCCAGAGCCAGCAGCCTCTCCAGGGGCCAGAGCTCTCAGTTTTGACTCATGGAGGAGGCCTCAAGTTGCATCaacggggaaactgaggctaggAGGAGCCCCAAATGAGTCACCCACCTGCTTTCGGCCTCACCCCTGCTGACCTAGCAATTGAAACTGGAGGAAGGGGCTCCAGAATAGATGACTGTCAGTTCTCCGTTTAGGGGCAGCTTGCAAGGGGTTGGGGATTGTATGGTCCTTACGACCTCATCTGAACTGCAGGGGTAGGGGGCGACTTCCCTTGAGGTCCAGAGAGTTCACCTGGGGAGAGGATCCCTCACCTGGAGAAGGCAGGAGGCCTCACTGAGGGTGGAGGGTCATCTAGGAGGGGAGGGGCTCTTACCCGGGGGCGCTGAGGACTTGCCTATGCCAAGGGGATCTTACCTGCATCGCGGAGCCTTACCTGAGACCCCGGGGCTCACCTAgggagtaggggtggggggcgggcgcCGAGGGAAGGGGCAGTCCTCGCCGCCGGGGCTGGGGCGCGGGGCGACGCGCAGCCCTGACGATGCGGTCCTCACCTCGCCTGGGCGCGCGGGGGTCCGGTCCGCCGGGGTGGCCTGGCCTGGGAGAGGGGGGCGCTCCTGGTGGGCGCCGTCCCCCCCGGCCCGGGTTCTCAGCCGCCGCGACTTGTTTACACCGAGAccagctgctgccgccgctgcggcgggagggggagggggccggCCTCCGGTCCCGGCGGCCGCTGTGACCAATCGGCGCGCAGTATGCAAATGAGGGGGCGCGTTACACAGTGGCCAGCGCAGGCCTGGGCTGCCCTTCCCCCTGCTCCCAGCCCAGGCCGGCCCGGAAATGCGGCTGCGGCCCGAAACCCAGCCGGCCTGCCCCACGGCCCGGGCCTGGTCGCCCACCTGGCCTCCCGCGGTCCTCGAAGGGGCGAGAATCTGAGATACCTGACCTGACCTAGGATTAGGAGGAAGATGGTGTCTGGACTGGACGCACGACCCTGGGAAACAATAGTCATAATTATCTGCAAACGTTTACCCACCCGCTCGTGCCCACTCCCTTAAACCCCACAGCAATCGGAGGTGGTAGCTTCTgctattgtttccattttcccgGGGAGCTGAGGTCCACAGTGGTCCACAGAGGTCCAGCAGCTCCCCAGAGCTTATCCAGTTGATAAAGAGAAGTTGAGATTCTCACTTTGGTCCATGGTTCTTGCTATATAGCACTAGGGACAGACTCTCGGATGGGAAAAGCTAAAGGTATCCATCCGTGTTAGAACCCTGGGAGCCAGAGCCTCAGAACAAGCCCATTCCTACTGTTGTGTGTCCTCTCTTCCAGGCAGCCTCCTCGGATGCCCTGCAGGGTTATCAGGCTAGGTTAGCTATCCTCCCCTTTCTCACCTCCGAACTgggtttaaaatgaaaatgtttaaacatGTATCTGCCATATAGACTTGTCTTGTTCCTTGCGTTGGTCCCAGTACCCAGCCTGGCCTATAGTTGATAATCTTTGTGAAATATGTGATTCATTAAATGAATAGGGTAGTAGGGCTCCAGGGGGTGGAGGAATTGGAGAAGCTTCTggagtgggagacctgggaatGGAACACTGGAATGGTTAAGGTAGCAGATGGGCAGCCATGCCCATCCTCTGAAACCAGGTGAGCTAGGCTTGCTGGGGCAAGTCAGGTCCTTTGATGTGTGCTTGGGGCTCTTAATGTCCTCAGGAGAATGGACCCATTGTCTGTGGCTCTGAAGGTGCAGGGGGCCTTGCAAGGGACATTCCTGAGTACAGTGGAGGCCAGGTTGGCACAGGGTGTGGCATTACTCTCAAACTGGAATGTCGTGGAACCAGTGGCTCAGGGTGGTTGAGGGCCTCAGATTGTGGCCCTCAGCTGGCCTCTTCTGTCACAAGCTGCCATCTTTGTAGTCTTCTAGAATctacccccccccacccccatccccccaagCACAAAGACGTGACTGAGAAGAATATATTTATtggagaagagaaacagaggagaGGATGAGGAACCTCTAGGTTAGGAGGCCAGGGCAGGTGGTCCACGGCTGTCCAGGTAGCACCTCAGGGCTGTTGGGTAATCAGTTATGACGCCAGTGGCCCCCAGGTTGAAGGCTGCTTCGAAGTCTGACTCTTCATTAAGGCACCAAAATACCacctggggggagggaggagcttgAAGTTTCCCAACAACTACCAGGCACTCCCCCTTGTATCCAGATGCTGGAACTGATCCTtacattttcaggaattttgcaaACTGGTTATTAAACACaccctcctttttttttggcagggggtgggggcatctccagttcctcaaccagggattgaacccacaccccctgcagtggaagtgccgagtcttaaccactggaccaccagggaagtctaaacaCAGTCACTATTAAGTATTATATAAACTTACAATTCAATAAATTATATTCAAAACAAAGGTAATAAACACTCAAAACTCATCACTTCCTGATTACTACATTTGATTCCATGTTCTGGAAGTCACCTACCTCTATCGAATGTGTAAGATGGAAATGCTATATAATATATCATGCTACCACATGATATATCTCGTCCCAACTCCGTTCAGTGAATTCAGGTTGGTAACCTGAAATCCGCCAAGGTGGACGTGTATACAGCAAGGAAATTACCTAATGTTCAAATCAaggcttccctccccctcccccctcaagTTGGTAGTGGAACATTTACCAGCCTGCCCATATCTCCCAACCTGCCCCTATCTGCTGCTGCTCAGATTGcatcttccctgcctcctgagtcCTCTCCTGCAGGCACTGAAGCAGGTGGAGACAGTTATTTGTAGCCTGGGCTAAGTCACTGGCTGGACCTCTCAGTTTCTTATTTTGACAAATCAGAATGACAGTCCAACCGTCCGGAGTTACGGTGAAGATGGCAGAGCAGGAGGCCTAATCTGAAAGAGCTATGTCATCCCCAGGCCTCACTCACCCCCACATCCAATCAGTGGCCGAGTCTGGGCCTGTCTGTGACTTAACCCTTCCATCCATCCTCGCTGCTGCCACCTAAGCCCCAGTCCCGTCAGTGGCAGCATCAGCTACCCAGTGACTGCCTCCACACTGGCCCTCACAATCCCTCCTCCACGTGGTGGCTGGCGTGACCCTCACTCAACAAGGCTCCATTGAATCAGGTCTCTCCCCTGCTTAAGGCCCTCAAAAACGTCCCTTCACTTTGGGTTGAAGTCTGAGTTCCTCACTGAGGTTCCTGGGCTACCTTCTCCAGGTCCCTGGTGCCACTTTCTCTAGACTGCAGGCTAGTGGGACCCCTCAGTTCCTCTGCTGGCCTCTTGCTTCTCCTGACCTTCCCACACACTGAGCCTCCTGCCAAGAcactctccctttcccctccctgtGCGCTGGCTCCTCACTTCTTCTAGGTCTTCTCTGGCCCCACAGATAACAGCACTCTGTCCCCTTTCTGCCCACCGGCTGCCCCTGTAATGCCTGCTTTTCCTCCCCTGCCGGTGATGGTGCACTCTCTGCTCCTTCCCCAGGACCACAGTGCCTGTGGTCTCAACACAGTCACTTCTCATCCAAGGTCTGCTAATTAAATGACCTTGTCAGAGCTGATGCTCGGGGACAGGAGGGGGTGGGTTGATCTGATCTTTCCCTGGACCCCATGGTATCTTCCCAGCCCCCTTCATCAGGGATCGGGACAGTTCcatacatcatcatcatcacaatGACTAGCCTTTATAAAGCACTTACTAAGTACTGCCTACATATCCACAGGAGTTTAAAAcaccattatccccattttacagatgaagaaaccgagaCTCAGACAGTGACCTGCCAAGTGACCCAGCCAGTCAGAAGCAGAGCCAGCAGGCCCATGCTGTGAGCCACCACTTGCTCACCTGCACCCCTCGCTGCTGCAGGTGTTGGATCAGACTCTTCCTCATgatgagcctggagggcagcAGGGTCACAAAGGTCATGATGAGAGGGGACTAAGGGGAAGGGCGGGGATGGGTCTCTGTGGGGACGCCCCACCCAGCCTTCTCGCCCACCTCACCATTTGGCAACCACAGCCGCCAGTTGATTCAGCCCTGGGCGGGAAAACGGGAAGTAGGTCCTGTGGAGAGGTGGTGGTGTGGTCAGCCCCTGGGTCTCTCTGTCACAGGGGTGGGGTGGTAGTGACCCTTCGAGCAGCCTCACCCCACTCCTTTTGGAAGAGTCTCTGAGGTTGCACAGAGGAATAAGTCACCCACTGCTCAGTGACCCTGACTATGGCATGCTTTGAGGGTATGCCTCTGCCCTCACTGTTTTACAGAAGAACAGAAACTTAAGAGAACGAAAGTGACTTGCCCAACGTCACACAGCCCATCCATGGTGGGGCTGGGGCCACGACCCAGCAAGATTCCCAAACTGGATAGGCGGTCTGGAGCCCCTCATGGTTAGGCCTGACCAATTTCAAGGCCAGACAGCACTTCACAGGTCAGCTGTTTGTCCCTGATTGCCCCACTCTAGGGGTGACTTTAGAGGCTGTTACAGTGCTCGGGAGCAGGGTCtgtgtgctgtgtgaccttgggcaaattacagaacctctctgagcctcagatcctCCATGGGTCCTGTGGGGTCATGATTCCTGTATCTCCTGGGGTTGGTACGAGGTAAGGCTCAAATAAACTAAAGGATGTAAAAACACCTTGCAAACCTTGGATAAAACGTGATATACACCAAGTTCTGCAGTAAAATGATCTCTttgtgggatggggggtgggggttggggggttggCTGGGAGCTTCCCTGAAGACAACAGAGGCGAGCAGAAAGCACTGGGACAGCTACAGAGAGGGCTCAGAAGGCAAAGGAAGGGTCCCAGAGGGAGAGCTGGCAAAGTATCCAAATTCCTGCTACTTTGCTCAGCTGTTACTTTgttaatccttgtctccaggcaggaaaacgCCTTTCTGTTTGAGAATCAGAGAGTGATGCTATAGTTAATAACCATCTCCCCAAGcagactgtgagctcctggagGGCCCTACCCCACTCATGCTGGTCTTATTTACTAGTGCAAGTGCATGTGAAACAGAGTAGGCATTCAAGACATATCtgttggatgaatggatgaataaatgcaCTCTTGTCCTAAAACTCCATCCACATTATCATACGTTTACAGAGAAATTTTTCTGGGGGGGTTGGTATTCACGAATCCTTGGTGAGAACCATTATCTTCAAAAGCCCCTGTGGGTGATCCTTGAGGGTGGTCAGGGAGCTGGGGACATTGGGATCTCCTGCTCTACATGGGACCCTGCACAAT
Encoded proteins:
- the YPEL3 gene encoding LOW QUALITY PROTEIN: protein yippee-like 3 (The sequence of the model RefSeq protein was modified relative to this genomic sequence to represent the inferred CDS: inserted 1 base in 1 codon), with the translated sequence MCVARVLTAHSIPXQALGSLCSPWAAPRVGPLPPAPAMVRISKPKTFQAYLDDCHRRYSCAHCRAHLANHDDLISKSFQGSQGRAYLFNSVVNVGCGPAEERVLLTGLHAVADIHCENCKTTLGWKYEQAFESSQKYKEGKYIIELNHMIKDNGWD